A portion of the Streptomyces sp. NBC_01335 genome contains these proteins:
- a CDS encoding DHA2 family efflux MFS transporter permease subunit: MPSTTVDSSSLPASSPPPTATSAGRRANPWLTLIAVAFGLFMVQLDASVVAIANPEIGRALKASTAGLQWVTNAYLLALAASLILGGKLGDRFGRRTYYLVGVVGFTLASVAIGLSGSIEGVIVFRALQGFFGGLLMPNTLGLLRAVFPPRKFGMAVGLWAMVSAVSTALGPIVGGLLVEHVSWESVFWINAPIGLLAVLVSAFVLPQSKDSTGHHRFDVAGVVLLAAGLICVVFGVVKAETWGWTSAATLSTVLAGVLVLVGFGFHETRQEHPLLPMRLFRIRSLTVGTVITALNFFVLLGVIFFVMLYLQNVRGFSPVEAGVRTLPLSLASLVASPLGAALTGRFGARLTMPLGMVLQAGATFTMLTWDTGSSYATMWPPFVALGLGVGMVLAASSDAIVGQAPVRDGGVAGGLQATALQIGGALGTSVLVSLISGRVGATLVGELTGAGVPARVAEGMAGAGDAVSMGVAPVSGAMSAPLRAAVVEGSGQAFMNGVHTAVTVTGVLCLFGAAVAAVGLRRGPTAH, encoded by the coding sequence ATGCCCTCCACCACCGTGGATTCCTCCTCCCTGCCCGCTTCCTCCCCGCCGCCGACGGCGACGTCCGCGGGCCGCCGCGCGAATCCGTGGCTGACACTCATAGCCGTCGCCTTCGGCCTGTTCATGGTCCAGCTCGACGCGTCGGTCGTGGCCATCGCCAATCCCGAGATCGGCCGCGCGCTCAAGGCGTCCACGGCCGGCCTCCAGTGGGTGACCAACGCGTATCTGCTGGCCCTCGCCGCCTCGCTGATCCTGGGCGGCAAGCTCGGCGACCGGTTCGGCCGGCGCACCTACTACCTGGTGGGGGTCGTCGGGTTCACGCTCGCCTCGGTCGCCATCGGCCTGTCCGGCTCGATCGAGGGCGTCATCGTGTTCCGGGCGCTCCAGGGCTTCTTCGGCGGTCTGCTGATGCCGAACACCCTGGGCCTGCTCCGCGCGGTCTTCCCGCCGCGCAAGTTCGGCATGGCGGTCGGCCTGTGGGCGATGGTCTCGGCCGTCTCCACGGCGCTCGGCCCGATCGTCGGCGGTCTGCTGGTCGAGCACGTGAGCTGGGAGTCGGTGTTCTGGATCAACGCGCCCATCGGCCTGCTCGCGGTGCTGGTCAGCGCGTTCGTACTGCCGCAGAGCAAGGACTCCACCGGACACCACCGCTTCGACGTCGCCGGGGTGGTGCTTCTCGCGGCCGGGCTGATCTGCGTGGTGTTCGGCGTGGTCAAGGCCGAGACCTGGGGCTGGACTTCGGCCGCGACGCTCTCCACGGTCCTCGCGGGCGTCCTGGTCCTGGTGGGCTTCGGGTTCCACGAGACGCGGCAGGAGCATCCGCTGCTGCCGATGCGACTGTTCCGCATCCGGTCCCTGACGGTCGGCACGGTCATCACCGCGCTGAACTTCTTCGTGCTGCTCGGCGTGATCTTCTTCGTGATGCTCTACCTCCAGAACGTGCGGGGCTTCTCGCCGGTGGAGGCCGGGGTGCGCACCCTGCCGCTCAGCCTCGCCTCGCTGGTGGCCTCCCCGCTGGGCGCCGCGCTGACGGGCCGTTTCGGAGCGCGGCTGACCATGCCGCTGGGCATGGTGCTGCAGGCCGGCGCGACCTTCACCATGCTGACCTGGGACACCGGTTCGTCGTACGCGACGATGTGGCCGCCGTTCGTCGCACTCGGCCTGGGGGTCGGCATGGTCCTCGCCGCCTCCTCGGACGCGATCGTGGGGCAGGCGCCGGTCAGGGACGGCGGTGTGGCCGGCGGCCTCCAGGCCACCGCGCTGCAGATCGGCGGGGCGCTGGGCACCTCGGTGCTGGTCTCGCTGATCAGCGGCCGGGTCGGCGCCACCCTCGTCGGCGAACTGACCGGTGCGGGGGTGCCCGCCCGGGTCGCGGAGGGCATGGCCGGAGCCGGGGACGCGGTGTCCATGGGCGTCGCCCCGGTCTCCGGCGCGATGTCCGCCCCGCTGCGCGCGGCCGTGGTGGAGGGCAGTGGGCAGGCGTTCATGAACGGCGTGCACACCGCCGTGACCGTCACCGGCGTGCTCTGCCTGTTCGGCGCGGCCGTCGCGGCGGTCGGCCTGCGCCGCGGGCCCACCGCCCACTGA
- a CDS encoding 2-oxo-4-hydroxy-4-carboxy-5-ureidoimidazoline decarboxylase — translation MDQAPSLQATTAATATTAPHGLARFNAAPFLVAEAALLECCGSTRWAHRVASYRPYPDLDSLLAASDEAGYDLSPTDVAEALAGEAGPSLREDAPHAARLALRAAHAAYTTKFGHAFVICLDGHRPSHHVDQVLAGIRARLAHDPDEERSVTAEEVRRLARERIIELVSAPSPGTATDTAPGQETPSPSVADRLPL, via the coding sequence CTGGACCAGGCCCCATCCCTCCAGGCCACGACCGCCGCGACGGCGACCACGGCCCCGCACGGACTCGCCCGGTTCAACGCGGCTCCGTTCCTGGTGGCGGAGGCCGCCCTGCTGGAGTGCTGCGGCAGCACCCGCTGGGCGCACCGCGTGGCCTCGTACCGCCCGTATCCCGATCTGGACTCCCTGCTCGCCGCCTCCGACGAAGCGGGTTACGACCTGTCTCCCACGGATGTCGCCGAGGCGCTCGCCGGCGAGGCGGGCCCCTCGCTGCGCGAGGACGCGCCCCACGCGGCGCGGTTGGCGTTGCGGGCGGCGCACGCCGCGTACACGACCAAGTTCGGTCACGCGTTCGTGATCTGCCTGGACGGCCACCGGCCCTCCCATCACGTGGACCAGGTGCTCGCCGGCATCAGGGCCCGGCTGGCCCACGACCCGGACGAGGAGCGCTCGGTCACGGCGGAGGAGGTGCGGCGGCTCGCCCGGGAACGCATCATCGAGCTGGTGTCGGCGCCCTCCCCGGGCACGGCAACGGACACGGCCCCGGGCCAGGAAACCCCTAGCCCGTCCGTGGCTGATCGATTGCCTCTTTGA
- a CDS encoding succinate dehydrogenase iron-sulfur subunit, whose product MATPTLEKTSAPEPGFADTPYITATIRIRRFNPEVSEEAVWQDFQIEIDPKERVLDALHKIKWEQDGTLTFRRSCAHGICGSDAMRINGKNRLACKTLIKDINPEKPITVEAIKGLTVLKDLVVDMDPFFQAYRDVMPFLVTKGNEPTRERLQSAEDRARFDDTTKCILCAACTSSCPVFWNDGQYFGPAAIVNAHRFIFDSRDEAGEQRLEILNDRDGVWRCRTTFNCTDACPRGIEVTKAIQEVKRALITRRF is encoded by the coding sequence ATGGCTACCCCGACCCTGGAGAAGACGAGCGCCCCCGAGCCCGGCTTCGCCGACACCCCGTACATCACGGCCACGATCCGGATCCGCCGCTTCAACCCGGAGGTCTCCGAGGAAGCGGTCTGGCAGGACTTCCAGATCGAGATCGACCCGAAGGAGCGTGTCCTCGACGCCCTTCACAAGATCAAGTGGGAGCAGGACGGCACGCTGACGTTCCGCCGTTCCTGCGCGCACGGCATCTGCGGCTCCGACGCGATGCGGATCAACGGCAAGAACAGGCTCGCCTGCAAGACGCTGATCAAGGACATCAACCCGGAGAAGCCGATCACGGTCGAGGCCATCAAGGGCCTCACGGTCCTCAAGGACCTCGTGGTCGACATGGACCCGTTCTTCCAGGCGTACCGCGACGTCATGCCGTTCCTGGTCACCAAGGGGAACGAGCCGACCCGCGAGCGCCTGCAGTCCGCCGAGGACCGCGCGCGCTTCGACGACACCACCAAGTGCATCCTGTGCGCCGCGTGCACGTCCTCGTGCCCGGTGTTCTGGAACGACGGCCAGTACTTCGGCCCGGCGGCGATCGTCAACGCGCACCGCTTCATCTTCGACTCGCGCGACGAGGCCGGTGAGCAGCGGCTGGAGATCCTCAACGACCGTGACGGCGTGTGGCGTTGCCGTACGACCTTCAACTGCACGGACGCCTGCCCGCGTGGCATCGAGGTCACCAAGGCCATCCAGGAAGTGAAGCGCGCGCTGATCACGCGTCGCTTCTGA
- a CDS encoding thiol-disulfide oxidoreductase DCC family protein has protein sequence MPGEVAEVVSGAPGEGVSATGADTPSPVRIAVHRLTVLYDAQCSLCVHLRHWLRGQRQLVPLELVPAASEEARRRFPELDHAATLEEITVVGDQGQVYLGAAAWVVCLWALAEHRPKAHWLSSPAAAPFARGAVLAAAKYRSMTAESCGPGGACAVPVPETGG, from the coding sequence ATGCCCGGCGAGGTAGCGGAAGTGGTCTCGGGGGCGCCGGGCGAGGGGGTGTCCGCCACGGGGGCGGACACCCCCTCGCCCGTGCGGATCGCGGTCCACCGGCTCACCGTGCTGTACGACGCGCAGTGCTCGCTCTGCGTCCACCTACGCCACTGGCTGCGGGGTCAGCGCCAGCTCGTGCCGTTGGAGCTGGTGCCCGCCGCGTCCGAGGAGGCCCGCCGGCGCTTCCCGGAACTGGACCACGCGGCGACGCTGGAGGAGATCACGGTGGTCGGCGACCAGGGGCAGGTGTACCTGGGGGCGGCGGCGTGGGTCGTCTGCCTCTGGGCGCTCGCCGAGCACCGGCCGAAGGCGCACTGGCTCAGCAGCCCGGCGGCCGCGCCGTTCGCCCGGGGAGCGGTGCTGGCCGCCGCGAAGTACCGGTCGATGACGGCCGAGTCCTGTGGCCCGGGCGGCGCCTGCGCGGTCCCGGTGCCGGAAACGGGCGGATAG
- the sdhA gene encoding succinate dehydrogenase flavoprotein subunit, with amino-acid sequence MQIHKYDTVIVGAGGAGMRAAIESTKRSRTAVLTKLYPTRSHTGAAQGGMAAALANVEEDNWEWHTFDTIKGGDYLVDQDAAEILAKEAIDAVLDLEKMGLPFNRTPEGRIDQRRFGGHTRSHGEAPVRRSCYASDRTGHMILQTLYQNCVKEGVEFFNEFYVLDLLLQEDPETGVKKSAGVVAYELSTGEIHVFQAKAIIFASGGTGKFFKVTSNAHTLTGDGQAAAWRRGLPLEDMEFFQFHPTGIWRMGILLTEGARGEGGILRNKDGERFMEKYAPVMKDLASRDVVSRSIYTEIREGRGCGPEGDHVYLDLTHLPPEQLDAKLPDITEFARTYLGIEPYTDPIPIQPTAHYAMGGIPTNVMGEVLADNTTVVPGLYAAGEVACVSVHGANRLGTNSLLDINVFGRRSGIAAAEYSAENDFVALPENPAQMVVDQVERLRNSTGTERVSEIRLELQECMDANVMVFRTEQTIKTAVDKIAELRKRYLNVSIQDKGKRFNTDLLEAVELGNLLELAEVMATSALARKESRGGHYREDFPNRDDVNFMRHTMAYREVAADGTESIRLDYKPVVQTRYQPMERKY; translated from the coding sequence ATGCAGATCCACAAGTACGACACCGTCATCGTCGGTGCCGGCGGCGCCGGTATGCGCGCGGCCATCGAGTCCACGAAGCGCAGCCGCACCGCGGTGCTGACGAAGCTCTACCCCACCCGCTCCCACACGGGCGCCGCGCAGGGCGGCATGGCCGCCGCGCTGGCGAACGTGGAGGAGGACAACTGGGAGTGGCACACCTTCGACACGATCAAGGGCGGCGACTACCTGGTCGACCAGGACGCCGCCGAGATCCTGGCGAAGGAGGCCATCGACGCCGTCCTCGACCTGGAGAAGATGGGCCTGCCGTTCAACCGCACGCCCGAGGGCCGTATCGACCAGCGCCGTTTCGGCGGGCACACCCGCAGCCACGGTGAGGCCCCCGTCCGCCGGTCCTGCTACGCCTCGGACCGTACGGGCCACATGATCCTCCAGACGCTGTACCAGAACTGCGTCAAGGAGGGTGTGGAGTTCTTCAACGAGTTCTACGTCCTGGACCTCCTGCTCCAGGAGGACCCCGAGACCGGCGTGAAGAAGTCCGCCGGCGTCGTGGCGTACGAGCTCTCCACGGGCGAGATCCACGTCTTCCAGGCGAAGGCGATCATCTTCGCCTCCGGCGGCACCGGCAAGTTCTTCAAGGTGACGTCGAACGCGCACACCCTGACCGGTGACGGTCAGGCCGCCGCGTGGCGCCGCGGGCTGCCGCTGGAGGACATGGAGTTCTTCCAGTTCCACCCGACGGGCATCTGGCGCATGGGCATCCTGCTGACGGAGGGCGCCCGCGGTGAGGGCGGCATCCTCCGCAACAAGGACGGCGAGCGCTTCATGGAGAAGTACGCGCCGGTCATGAAGGACCTCGCGTCCCGTGACGTCGTGTCCCGCTCCATCTACACGGAGATCCGTGAGGGCCGCGGCTGCGGTCCCGAGGGCGACCACGTCTACCTCGACCTCACGCACCTCCCGCCGGAGCAGCTGGACGCGAAGCTCCCGGACATCACGGAGTTCGCGCGTACGTACCTCGGCATCGAGCCCTACACGGACCCGATCCCGATCCAGCCGACCGCGCACTACGCCATGGGCGGCATCCCGACCAACGTCATGGGCGAGGTGCTCGCGGACAACACGACCGTCGTCCCGGGCCTGTACGCCGCGGGCGAGGTCGCGTGCGTGTCCGTGCACGGTGCCAACCGTCTGGGCACCAACTCGCTGCTCGACATCAACGTCTTCGGACGCCGGTCGGGCATCGCCGCCGCCGAGTACTCCGCGGAGAACGACTTCGTCGCGCTTCCCGAGAACCCGGCGCAGATGGTCGTCGACCAGGTCGAGCGCCTGCGGAACTCCACCGGTACCGAGCGCGTCTCGGAGATCCGCCTGGAGCTCCAGGAGTGCATGGACGCCAACGTGATGGTGTTCCGCACCGAGCAGACGATCAAGACGGCGGTCGACAAGATCGCCGAGCTGCGCAAGCGCTACCTGAACGTGTCCATCCAGGACAAGGGCAAGCGGTTCAACACGGACCTGCTGGAGGCCGTCGAGCTGGGCAACCTGCTCGAACTGGCCGAGGTCATGGCGACCTCCGCGCTGGCCCGCAAGGAGTCCCGCGGCGGTCACTACCGCGAGGACTTCCCGAACCGCGACGACGTCAACTTCATGCGCCACACCATGGCGTACCGCGAGGTCGCGGCCGACGGCACCGAGTCGATCCGGCTCGACTACAAGCCGGTCGTCCAGACCCGCTACCAGCCGATGGAGCGTAAGTACTGA
- the sdhC gene encoding succinate dehydrogenase, cytochrome b556 subunit, translated as MPAGTLYRGREGMWSWVAHRVTGVLIFFFLFVHVLDTALVRVSPEAYDDVVNTYKTPIVALLEYGLVAAILFHALNGLRIVAVDFWSKGPRFQKQMLWTVLGIWIVLMVGALYPVLGHAVREIFGS; from the coding sequence GTGCCGGCTGGAACGCTGTACCGCGGCCGGGAAGGCATGTGGTCCTGGGTGGCTCATCGAGTCACCGGTGTCCTCATTTTCTTCTTCCTGTTCGTACACGTCCTGGACACCGCTCTCGTCCGTGTCTCCCCCGAGGCGTACGACGACGTCGTCAACACCTACAAGACCCCGATCGTCGCGCTCCTCGAGTACGGCCTGGTCGCCGCCATCCTGTTCCACGCGCTGAACGGTCTGCGGATCGTCGCCGTGGACTTCTGGTCCAAGGGCCCGCGCTTCCAGAAGCAGATGCTCTGGACCGTGCTGGGCATCTGGATCGTGCTGATGGTGGGGGCCCTGTACCCCGTCCTCGGTCACGCCGTACGTGAAATCTTCGGGAGCTGA
- a CDS encoding MarR family winged helix-turn-helix transcriptional regulator: MQPRDRVDSHIERWKPVLPGLDPHVEGAVTRMQKITAHLRRVREQSLTDADLDRPEFETLHELAGRGGAAAPSELAAALDLAPASVTGRLDVLEGRGYVRRTPSTTDRRRVVVELTPAGRATWRGTMDYLGHEETRLIDALDADERVLLNSLLRRVLLAAEGGPAPRTTRP, from the coding sequence ATGCAGCCACGCGACCGGGTCGACAGTCACATAGAGCGGTGGAAGCCGGTGCTTCCTGGACTCGATCCTCACGTCGAGGGTGCGGTGACCCGGATGCAGAAGATCACGGCGCATCTGCGCCGGGTGCGGGAGCAGTCGCTCACCGACGCCGACCTGGACCGCCCGGAGTTCGAGACCCTCCACGAGCTGGCCGGGCGCGGGGGCGCCGCCGCCCCGTCCGAGCTGGCCGCCGCGCTCGACCTGGCGCCGGCCTCGGTCACCGGGCGGCTCGACGTGCTGGAGGGCCGCGGCTATGTCCGCCGCACCCCCTCCACCACCGACCGGCGCAGGGTCGTCGTGGAGCTCACCCCGGCCGGCCGGGCCACCTGGCGGGGCACCATGGACTACCTCGGCCACGAGGAGACCCGGCTGATCGACGCCCTGGACGCGGACGAACGCGTCCTGCTCAACTCCCTGCTGCGGCGGGTCCTGCTGGCCGCCGAGGGCGGCCCGGCGCCGCGTACGACCCGCCCCTGA
- a CDS encoding TetR family transcriptional regulator: MLETALRLFQERGYDKTTMRAIAQEAGVSVGNAYYYFAGKEHLVQGFYDRIGAEHRAAARIVLDRETDLEARLAGVLTAWLDVATPYHEFAAQFFKNAADPDSPLSPFSAESEPAREAAITLHREVLAGSKAKVPEELADALPELMWLSQMGLVLYWVFDRTPDRERTRRLALRGARLTTRGVALARFRVLRPLVREVHELFTDFLPGMATAAVAHKKS; the protein is encoded by the coding sequence ATCCTGGAGACGGCTCTGCGCCTCTTCCAGGAGCGTGGTTACGACAAGACCACCATGCGGGCCATCGCCCAGGAGGCGGGCGTCTCGGTCGGCAACGCGTACTACTACTTCGCGGGCAAGGAACACCTCGTCCAGGGGTTCTACGACCGCATCGGCGCGGAACACCGGGCCGCCGCCCGGATCGTCCTGGACCGCGAGACCGATCTGGAGGCCCGCCTCGCGGGAGTGCTGACGGCCTGGCTGGACGTGGCCACCCCGTACCACGAGTTCGCGGCGCAGTTCTTCAAGAACGCGGCGGACCCGGACAGTCCGCTCAGCCCCTTCTCCGCGGAGTCGGAACCGGCCCGCGAGGCCGCCATCACCCTCCACCGCGAGGTGCTGGCGGGCTCGAAGGCGAAGGTCCCCGAGGAGCTGGCGGACGCCCTGCCGGAGCTGATGTGGCTCTCCCAGATGGGCCTGGTCCTGTACTGGGTGTTCGACCGCACGCCGGACCGCGAGCGCACCCGCAGGCTCGCCCTCCGGGGCGCCCGGCTCACCACCCGGGGTGTCGCGCTGGCGCGCTTCCGGGTGCTGCGCCCGCTGGTGCGCGAGGTGCACGAGCTGTTCACGGACTTCCTGCCGGGGATGGCCACGGCGGCGGTGGCGCACAAGAAGAGCTGA
- a CDS encoding MarR family winged helix-turn-helix transcriptional regulator, translating into MPAPGASTQDEDSAASALASVLPALNRALDRRIAQDFPGPKPPEGQLALLRFVSQYEGSTVREAADALLMRPNNVSALVSRLTGSGLLERRPDPADKRVAHLYPTPRARRELAEVRRLQGVHLARALESLTDGEQGALGSALGALNSLTDALHPAPAAE; encoded by the coding sequence ATGCCCGCCCCCGGTGCGTCCACGCAGGACGAGGACTCCGCAGCGTCCGCGCTCGCGTCGGTCCTGCCTGCGCTGAACCGGGCTCTCGACCGGCGGATCGCCCAGGACTTCCCGGGCCCCAAGCCGCCGGAGGGGCAGCTCGCGCTGCTGCGCTTCGTGTCGCAGTACGAGGGTTCCACCGTGCGCGAGGCGGCCGACGCGCTGCTGATGCGGCCGAACAACGTGAGCGCCCTGGTCTCCCGGCTCACCGGGTCCGGGCTGCTGGAGCGCCGCCCCGACCCCGCGGACAAGCGGGTCGCGCACCTGTACCCGACGCCCCGGGCCCGTCGTGAGCTCGCCGAGGTCCGGCGCCTCCAGGGGGTCCACCTCGCCCGCGCGCTGGAGTCCCTCACCGACGGCGAGCAGGGCGCGCTGGGGTCGGCGCTCGGCGCCCTGAACTCGCTGACGGACGCGCTGCACCCGGCGCCCGCGGCCGAGTAA
- a CDS encoding MFS transporter, translating into MSSHPLRTRSFALLFTGTTLSLAGDAAVPVALTLAVWAATGSSGALALVLTCALVPKMLLLPLGGVAGDRFDPRTVALTTNVVRAAGQVFVGLELLGGHPHLWQIAAAEAVGGAAGAFAMPTTSPLVRGTVDASQLLRANALIASANGAVRLGGPAVGGTLVLTAGPGWAFLLDGASFAVCAALLAAIRVRRVRVPHSSIVRDLKEGWSEVRSRDWYASTLIAHGVWNGAAATLATLGPSMVIGEPGGRGSWVALMQTGAVGLLAGSLLAGRARPRRPLLVSTLGLATYALPLALLAASAPSWATVTSYGLALAGLGFLGPVWDTSVMAAVPEQVLARVTSYDWLISIAAMPLGYTLAPLAASVTGPALPLGVAAAAVLAACLATAARPSVRHFTATPACPVCPWPPRAHRKQRRRSYPRPRPEPAGCVCPHRAGRRPRPLLEHVQEEVYSPRQEVLNTFKGAGAWTSPWSRTSSI; encoded by the coding sequence ATGTCATCGCACCCCTTACGTACGCGCTCCTTCGCGCTGCTCTTCACCGGTACGACCCTCTCGCTCGCAGGTGACGCGGCCGTACCGGTCGCCCTCACCCTCGCCGTCTGGGCGGCGACCGGATCGAGCGGCGCACTCGCCCTCGTCCTGACCTGCGCGCTGGTCCCCAAGATGCTGCTGCTGCCTCTGGGCGGGGTGGCCGGCGACCGGTTCGACCCGAGGACCGTCGCGCTGACCACCAACGTCGTACGGGCGGCGGGCCAGGTCTTCGTCGGCCTGGAACTCCTGGGCGGGCATCCGCATCTGTGGCAGATCGCCGCCGCCGAGGCGGTGGGCGGCGCGGCCGGGGCCTTCGCCATGCCCACCACCTCGCCGCTGGTCCGGGGCACGGTGGACGCGTCCCAACTGCTGCGCGCCAACGCGCTGATCGCCTCGGCGAACGGCGCCGTACGCCTCGGCGGGCCGGCCGTCGGCGGCACGCTGGTCCTCACCGCCGGGCCCGGCTGGGCGTTCCTGCTCGACGGCGCGAGCTTCGCCGTGTGCGCCGCCCTGCTGGCCGCGATCCGGGTGCGGCGCGTCCGGGTCCCGCACTCCTCGATCGTCCGGGACCTCAAGGAAGGCTGGAGCGAGGTCCGCTCACGCGACTGGTACGCGTCCACGCTGATCGCGCACGGGGTCTGGAACGGCGCCGCCGCCACGCTGGCCACCCTCGGCCCCTCGATGGTCATCGGCGAACCGGGCGGCCGGGGGTCGTGGGTCGCTTTGATGCAGACCGGCGCGGTGGGCCTGCTCGCGGGCTCGTTGCTGGCCGGCCGGGCACGGCCACGGCGTCCGCTACTGGTCTCCACCCTCGGCCTCGCGACGTACGCCCTGCCGCTGGCGCTGCTCGCCGCCTCGGCCCCGTCCTGGGCGACCGTCACCTCGTACGGGCTCGCCCTCGCCGGCCTCGGCTTCCTCGGCCCGGTCTGGGACACCTCGGTGATGGCGGCGGTCCCGGAGCAGGTACTGGCCCGGGTGACCTCGTACGACTGGCTGATCTCGATCGCCGCCATGCCCCTGGGGTACACCCTCGCCCCGCTGGCGGCCTCCGTCACGGGCCCCGCACTCCCGCTCGGCGTGGCCGCCGCGGCGGTACTGGCAGCCTGCCTGGCCACGGCGGCGCGGCCGAGCGTCCGGCACTTCACGGCGACCCCGGCGTGCCCGGTGTGCCCGTGGCCACCCCGGGCACACCGGAAGCAACGCCGGAGGTCGTACCCGAGGCCGCGTCCGGAGCCGGCGGGGTGCGTGTGCCCCCACCGGGCGGGCAGGCGGCCCCGACCTCTTCTTGAACATGTTCAAGAAGAGGTCTACAGTCCACGACAAGAGGTTTTGAACACGTTCAAGGGGGCTGGGGCATGGACCTCACCGTGGTCGCGTACGTCATCTATCTGA
- a CDS encoding succinate dehydrogenase hydrophobic membrane anchor subunit, which translates to MSTETSSAIGDVEGVSLYDVDHPAPVIEPPRKRTGKTPKSTRGNFEMYAWLFMRLSGIVLVVLVIGHLLIQLVLDGGVSKIGFAFVAGRWASPFWQVWDLAMLWLAMLHGSNGLRTVINDYAERANTRFWLKMLLYTATVFTVLLGTLVIFTFDPNIR; encoded by the coding sequence ATGTCGACCGAGACCTCCTCCGCGATCGGTGACGTCGAAGGCGTGAGCCTGTACGACGTCGACCACCCGGCCCCGGTGATCGAGCCCCCGCGCAAGCGGACCGGCAAGACCCCGAAGTCGACGCGTGGCAACTTCGAGATGTACGCCTGGCTCTTCATGCGCCTGTCGGGCATCGTGCTGGTCGTCCTCGTCATCGGTCACCTGCTGATCCAGCTGGTGCTCGACGGCGGCGTCTCCAAGATCGGTTTCGCCTTCGTGGCGGGCCGCTGGGCTTCGCCGTTCTGGCAGGTCTGGGACCTGGCGATGCTCTGGCTCGCCATGCTCCACGGCTCCAACGGCCTCCGTACGGTCATCAACGACTACGCCGAACGGGCGAACACCCGCTTCTGGCTCAAGATGCTCCTGTACACCGCCACGGTCTTCACCGTCCTGCTGGGCACGCTGGTGATCTTCACCTTCGACCCGAACATCCGCTAG